One Dictyoglomus turgidum DSM 6724 DNA window includes the following coding sequences:
- a CDS encoding prolyl oligopeptidase family serine peptidase has protein sequence MSEVLTPHNIPRATIVTRVMPEGERVVAVVLEYDAEINAGNLNLNMFSVKTKLEGKFVERSIKKVYANNNGELLPAPFTNQGRFLVLELNPKEPSAVTATFDPQRFLSKRLKLEYEIEQKVSIKSVDGKEIMPFSLITSEERHLIIDEFKALIYEDKDLGVILPYRFYVPKNIDKNKKYPLVVFLHGAGERGNDNFLHIAWYRGAVTFAEPGQQAEHPCFVLAPQCPADSSWTELLMRGNPFKPTKTLLAVANLIRKIISEENIDSNRIYLTGLSMGGFGTFALLIEHPELFAGAIPICGGADINNLERIRDIPLWIFHAEDDNLVSVEFSRSVVKRLVEIGGKVKYTEFLWGEMERMGYHPHASWIPVYDNEEVIDWLFEQRKR, from the coding sequence ATGTCTGAAGTATTAACTCCTCATAATATACCAAGGGCAACTATAGTAACGAGAGTTATGCCTGAAGGGGAGAGGGTTGTAGCGGTAGTTTTGGAATATGATGCGGAGATAAATGCTGGAAATTTAAATCTAAACATGTTTTCAGTAAAGACAAAACTTGAGGGGAAATTTGTGGAAAGAAGTATTAAAAAAGTTTATGCTAACAATAATGGAGAGTTGTTACCTGCTCCCTTTACTAATCAAGGAAGGTTTTTAGTTTTAGAATTAAATCCTAAGGAACCTTCGGCTGTTACTGCTACTTTTGATCCTCAAAGATTTCTTTCAAAAAGATTAAAGTTAGAATACGAAATAGAGCAGAAGGTGAGTATTAAGAGTGTAGATGGAAAAGAAATTATGCCCTTTTCATTGATTACTTCTGAAGAGAGACATCTTATAATAGATGAATTTAAAGCTTTGATTTATGAGGATAAGGATTTGGGAGTTATTCTTCCTTATAGATTTTATGTGCCTAAAAATATAGATAAAAATAAAAAATATCCTCTTGTGGTATTTTTACATGGTGCAGGAGAAAGGGGAAATGATAATTTTCTACATATAGCATGGTATAGAGGTGCGGTAACTTTTGCAGAGCCAGGACAGCAAGCAGAGCACCCTTGTTTTGTTCTTGCTCCTCAGTGTCCTGCAGATAGTAGTTGGACTGAGCTTCTTATGAGGGGTAATCCCTTTAAACCTACAAAAACTCTTCTTGCTGTTGCAAATTTGATTAGGAAGATTATAAGTGAGGAAAATATTGATTCTAATAGGATTTATTTAACAGGACTTTCTATGGGGGGTTTTGGTACCTTTGCTCTTCTTATAGAACATCCAGAGCTCTTTGCAGGAGCGATCCCCATATGTGGGGGAGCAGACATAAATAATCTTGAAAGGATAAGAGACATTCCTCTTTGGATCTTTCATGCCGAAGACGACAATTTGGTAAGTGTGGAATTTTCAAGATCGGTAGTAAAAAGGCTTGTAGAAATAGGGGGAAAGGTAAAGTATACGGAGTTTTTGTGGGGAGAGATGGAGAGAATGGGTTATCACCCCCATGCCTCTTGGATACCAGTCTATGACAATGAAGAAGTTATAGACTGGTTATTTGAGCAAAGGAAAAGATAA
- a CDS encoding glycoside hydrolase family 11 protein, producing MLLIAVYTQVHAQTSITLTSNASGTFDGYYYELWKDSGNTTMTVYTQGRFSCQWSNINNALFRTGKKYNQSWQSLGTVKITYSATYNPNGNSYLCIYGWSTNPLVEFYIVESWGTWRPPGATSLGQVTIDGGTYDIYRTTRVNQPSIVGTATFDQYWSVRTSKRTSGTVTVTDHFRAWANKGLNLGTIDQITLCVEGYQSSGSANITQNTFSTSSSSGGSTTVTRVECENMSLSGPYASRISSPFNGVALYANNDRAYYTQYFANSVHTFRLRGCSSNNNTAAVDLRIGGQKVGTFYFTGTTPTVQTLSNISHATGNQTVELILTSDNGTWDVYLDYLEIQ from the coding sequence ATGCTGCTTATTGCAGTATATACGCAAGTACATGCTCAAACATCTATAACTCTAACAAGCAATGCAAGTGGTACTTTTGACGGATATTACTATGAATTATGGAAAGATTCAGGGAATACAACAATGACTGTATACACTCAGGGAAGGTTTAGCTGTCAGTGGAGCAATATAAACAATGCACTGTTTAGGACAGGTAAGAAATACAATCAGTCATGGCAATCTTTAGGTACTGTTAAAATTACATACTCGGCAACTTACAATCCTAATGGAAACTCCTACTTATGCATTTATGGCTGGTCTACTAATCCTTTAGTGGAGTTCTACATTGTAGAAAGTTGGGGTACCTGGCGTCCACCAGGTGCAACATCTCTTGGGCAGGTTACCATTGATGGTGGTACCTATGATATTTACAGAACTACTCGTGTAAATCAACCATCTATTGTAGGTACAGCTACCTTTGATCAGTATTGGAGCGTAAGGACATCAAAGAGAACCAGTGGAACAGTTACAGTAACTGATCATTTTAGAGCCTGGGCAAATAAGGGATTAAATCTTGGTACTATTGATCAGATTACTCTTTGTGTTGAAGGTTATCAGAGTAGTGGTTCAGCTAATATAACTCAAAACACCTTTTCCACTAGTAGCAGTAGTGGCGGCAGTACTACTGTAACAAGAGTAGAATGTGAAAACATGTCCTTAAGTGGTCCATATGCCTCAAGGATATCAAGTCCATTTAACGGGGTAGCACTTTATGCAAACAATGACAGAGCATACTATACACAATACTTTGCAAACTCTGTGCATACTTTTAGACTCCGTGGATGCTCTAGTAATAATAATACAGCAGCAGTAGATTTAAGGATTGGAGGACAGAAAGTTGGAACTTTTTACTTTACAGGCACAACACCAACGGTACAAACCTTGAGCAATATTTCCCATGCTACGGGGAATCAAACGGTAGAACTAATCCTTACTTCGGATAATGGAACATGGGACGTATATTTGGATTACTTAGAAATACAATAG
- a CDS encoding ABC transporter ATP-binding protein, producing MRYLIKLVKIAKPYWGYLIISAISLLILTGINLLGPWLIRSLIGIITNITHYPNAREDIIKISLVLVLSYILGIVFQFLRNYFSHYAAWHLVADVRMMVYDKLQNLSYRYFVDKQTGQLMSRVVNDTANLEMLIAHAVPDLISNLLILTGIATILFIINPTLAPLSLTPIPFLLFSSSLFAKKIMPIFRKAQKALADLNADLQDNLSGIREIQLFNKQEKEYKKIKEKVYNQINALLSALKLSAVFHPTVGFLSSLGNLIVVSIGGIMALSGKIQVQDIVGFLLYLGMFYQPINALAQILENVQQALAGAERVFEVLETEPEIKEKENAIELKDVKGKITFENVNFSYNPGVYVLKNISFEINPGEMVAFVGPTGVGKTTIMYLINRFFDPDSGSIKIDDIDIRDVTLKSLHENISIVLQDVFLFNGTVFENIAYGKENATLKEVIEAAKIAHAHEFIERLPKGYFTEIGERGIKLSGGQKQRLAIARAVLKNAPILILDEATSSVDTETESEIQKAINNLVGTRTILIIAHRLSTVKRADKIIVLKDGEIVEIGSHEELIKKKGLYYKLCSVQFAEDKMAEIVRN from the coding sequence TTGCGATATCTCATAAAACTTGTCAAAATTGCAAAACCGTATTGGGGGTATCTCATAATATCAGCCATAAGTCTTCTTATTTTAACAGGAATAAATCTTCTTGGACCTTGGCTTATAAGAAGCCTTATAGGAATTATCACAAACATTACTCACTACCCCAATGCCAGAGAGGATATAATAAAAATATCTCTTGTTTTAGTTTTATCCTACATTTTAGGAATAGTTTTTCAATTCTTAAGAAACTATTTTTCCCATTATGCAGCATGGCATTTAGTGGCTGATGTAAGGATGATGGTATATGATAAACTACAAAATTTATCCTACAGATATTTTGTGGACAAGCAAACAGGACAACTTATGTCAAGGGTAGTAAATGACACTGCAAACCTTGAGATGTTAATTGCTCATGCGGTACCAGATCTTATAAGCAACCTATTAATACTTACAGGAATTGCTACAATACTTTTTATAATAAACCCTACCTTAGCCCCCCTTTCTCTCACCCCTATTCCCTTTTTACTTTTCAGTAGCAGTTTGTTTGCCAAAAAAATTATGCCCATATTTAGAAAAGCTCAAAAAGCTCTTGCAGACCTAAATGCAGATCTTCAAGATAACCTTTCTGGTATAAGAGAGATTCAGCTTTTTAATAAACAGGAGAAGGAGTATAAGAAAATAAAAGAAAAAGTATATAATCAAATAAATGCCCTTCTTTCTGCCTTAAAACTTAGCGCCGTATTCCATCCTACGGTTGGATTTTTAAGCTCCCTTGGAAACCTAATTGTGGTCTCTATTGGAGGAATAATGGCTCTTTCTGGCAAAATACAAGTTCAAGATATTGTAGGATTTTTACTCTACCTTGGAATGTTTTATCAGCCAATAAATGCCCTTGCCCAAATTTTGGAGAATGTTCAACAGGCCCTTGCAGGAGCAGAGAGGGTATTTGAAGTACTGGAGACAGAGCCAGAGATAAAGGAAAAGGAAAATGCTATTGAGCTTAAGGATGTAAAGGGTAAAATTACCTTTGAAAATGTTAATTTCTCCTATAATCCCGGGGTTTACGTATTAAAAAATATCTCCTTTGAAATAAATCCTGGAGAGATGGTAGCTTTTGTAGGTCCTACAGGAGTAGGAAAAACCACCATAATGTACTTAATAAATCGGTTCTTTGATCCTGACTCTGGATCCATAAAGATAGATGATATAGATATAAGGGATGTAACTTTAAAATCTCTTCATGAAAATATAAGTATAGTACTTCAAGATGTATTTTTATTTAATGGTACTGTCTTTGAAAATATAGCCTATGGAAAGGAGAATGCCACTCTTAAAGAGGTAATAGAGGCTGCAAAAATTGCCCATGCCCATGAATTCATAGAGAGACTTCCAAAGGGCTATTTTACTGAAATAGGAGAGAGGGGAATAAAACTTTCTGGAGGACAAAAGCAGAGGCTTGCCATTGCAAGGGCAGTCTTAAAAAATGCCCCTATACTTATCCTTGATGAAGCTACTTCATCGGTGGATACGGAAACGGAAAGTGAAATTCAGAAAGCTATAAACAATTTGGTAGGGACAAGAACCATTTTAATTATTGCCCACAGACTCTCTACGGTAAAAAGAGCAGACAAAATCATAGTATTAAAAGATGGAGAGATTGTGGAGATCGGATCTCACGAAGAACTTATTAAGAAAAAAGGACTTTATTACAAGCTTTGTTCGGTACAATTTGCCGAGGATAAAATGGCAGAGATTGTAAGAAATTAA
- the tsaA gene encoding tRNA (N6-threonylcarbamoyladenosine(37)-N6)-methyltransferase TrmO, with protein MELKPIGVIHSPYKTKEEAPFQGRWAEDLKESVIEIFEEYRDAMQGLENVKHIIVLYWCDRADRNRLKTITPWGPEEKGVFSTRSPSRPNPIAFSIGEIRKIEGNKIYVLGLDAIDKSPLLDIKVYVYDIDAIKRPRKKVVFNSALWDECVSFHGHSCPGLAIGYKAVEAVVSKLKISFSEDEEIVCITENNACGVDAIQYILGCTFGKGNLIFKDRGKQAFTFFVRDTGEGVRIVLKDLPRREDREKWTKELLKMNVEDMFEFQAPRDEIPKRARIYPSLKCEICGEKASERNMRIKEGKIVCMDCFEKD; from the coding sequence ATGGAGCTTAAACCTATCGGAGTCATTCATAGTCCATATAAAACTAAGGAAGAGGCACCTTTTCAAGGAAGGTGGGCAGAGGATTTAAAAGAGTCAGTTATTGAGATTTTTGAGGAATATAGAGATGCAATGCAAGGTTTAGAGAATGTAAAACATATAATTGTTCTTTACTGGTGTGATAGAGCAGATAGGAATAGACTTAAGACCATAACCCCTTGGGGACCTGAAGAGAAAGGTGTTTTTTCCACTAGGTCTCCCTCAAGACCAAACCCTATTGCCTTTTCCATTGGCGAAATTAGAAAGATAGAAGGAAATAAAATTTATGTGTTAGGGCTTGATGCCATTGATAAGAGTCCTCTTTTAGATATAAAAGTATATGTTTATGATATTGATGCTATAAAAAGACCAAGAAAAAAAGTAGTATTTAATTCTGCTTTATGGGACGAATGTGTTTCTTTTCATGGACATTCCTGTCCGGGGCTTGCTATAGGGTATAAAGCAGTAGAAGCAGTGGTTTCAAAACTTAAGATTTCCTTTTCTGAAGATGAAGAGATAGTTTGTATTACAGAAAATAATGCATGTGGAGTAGATGCTATTCAATATATTCTTGGATGTACCTTTGGAAAAGGAAATCTTATCTTCAAAGATAGAGGAAAACAAGCCTTTACATTCTTCGTAAGAGATACAGGAGAGGGAGTAAGGATAGTCTTAAAGGATCTTCCTCGAAGGGAAGATAGAGAAAAATGGACTAAAGAACTTTTAAAAATGAATGTGGAAGACATGTTTGAATTTCAAGCTCCAAGGGACGAAATTCCTAAAAGAGCAAGGATATATCCCTCTTTAAAATGCGAAATTTGTGGGGAAAAGGCTTCGGAAAGAAATATGAGAATTAAAGAAGGAAAAATTGTCTGTATGGACTGTTTTGAAAAGGATTAA
- a CDS encoding ABC transporter ATP-binding protein, whose protein sequence is MILEIQGLHFSYRSTPVLKNVTFSVREGEMVGILGNNGAGKSTLIKCINKILSPKEGVIYLNKKDIRNIKRREVAKLIGYVAQKYDYYNLTVFDVILLGRRPHIKWDATLKDLEIVERIIRDLNLQHIALRSVDEISGGELQKVIIGRALAQEPKILLLDEPTNNLDLKNQIEVLQFIKEYVINKNISALVVLHDVNLALRFCDKFIFLKNNTIYAQGTIEMINEKIIEEVYGVKVVIDKVNNIPVVVPLAV, encoded by the coding sequence ATGATTCTTGAAATTCAAGGATTACATTTTAGTTATAGAAGTACACCTGTTTTAAAGAATGTAACCTTTTCGGTAAGAGAAGGAGAAATGGTAGGAATTCTTGGTAATAATGGAGCTGGAAAGTCCACCCTTATAAAGTGCATTAATAAGATTCTCTCACCAAAAGAAGGAGTAATTTATTTGAATAAGAAAGATATAAGAAATATAAAAAGAAGAGAGGTTGCAAAGCTTATAGGCTATGTGGCTCAGAAGTATGATTACTATAATCTTACTGTATTTGATGTGATCCTTTTAGGGAGGAGACCTCATATTAAATGGGATGCCACTTTAAAAGATCTTGAGATAGTGGAAAGAATAATTAGAGATTTAAACCTTCAACATATTGCCTTAAGGAGTGTGGATGAGATATCGGGAGGAGAACTTCAAAAAGTGATAATAGGAAGGGCATTAGCTCAAGAACCTAAAATTTTGCTTCTTGATGAACCTACAAACAATTTGGATCTAAAAAATCAAATTGAGGTTTTGCAATTTATAAAGGAATATGTGATTAATAAAAATATCTCAGCTCTTGTGGTACTTCATGATGTGAATTTAGCATTAAGATTTTGTGATAAATTTATCTTTCTAAAAAATAACACCATTTATGCCCAAGGTACTATAGAGATGATAAATGAAAAAATTATTGAAGAAGTTTATGGAGTAAAAGTGGTTATTGATAAAGTAAATAATATACCAGTAGTAGTACCTTTAGCAGTGTAA
- a CDS encoding FecCD family ABC transporter permease translates to MEYKITVKEYKEYTGRKILFIFLLGFFTIIFSIFALNVGSSGINLLDFVRAFLGKGEGKLGLIVWQIRIPRVLGAILAGIGLGVSGCISQNVLRNPMASPFTLGISQGAALGATLSIVLFNQNIPYLTPLFAFLGAMMTTVLIILLSSRFKVTPEAMILAGVSLSSLFSALTTIIQYFANEVKIAAVIFWTFGDIGRISLKDIKIIFIVILLGTLYFVSRRWDYNSLEGGDETAKSLGINVERERIVSMLITSLISAVITASVGVIGFVGLIAPHIMRRFVGNDYRFLIPGSALFGGLLLLVSDTLARTVISPIVLPVGAITSLLGAPFFLYLLSLRFKR, encoded by the coding sequence ATGGAGTATAAAATTACAGTAAAAGAGTATAAGGAATATACGGGGAGAAAGATCTTATTTATCTTTTTATTAGGATTTTTCACAATAATCTTTTCTATATTTGCCTTGAATGTAGGGTCCTCTGGGATTAATCTTTTAGATTTTGTCAGGGCTTTTCTCGGAAAGGGTGAAGGTAAATTAGGTTTAATTGTATGGCAGATAAGGATTCCTAGAGTACTTGGGGCTATTTTAGCAGGAATTGGGCTTGGAGTTTCAGGTTGTATATCTCAGAATGTTCTAAGAAATCCTATGGCTTCTCCCTTTACTTTGGGTATTTCTCAAGGAGCAGCCTTGGGAGCTACCTTGTCTATTGTGTTGTTTAACCAGAATATTCCTTATTTAACTCCCCTTTTTGCTTTTTTAGGAGCTATGATGACTACTGTATTGATTATTCTTCTTTCTTCCAGATTTAAAGTAACGCCTGAGGCTATGATCCTTGCAGGAGTTTCTTTGTCTTCTCTTTTTTCTGCTTTGACCACCATCATTCAGTACTTTGCTAACGAGGTAAAAATTGCTGCAGTGATTTTTTGGACCTTTGGAGATATAGGTAGAATTTCTTTAAAAGATATAAAGATAATATTTATTGTGATACTTTTGGGTACTCTTTATTTTGTCTCCAGAAGGTGGGATTATAACTCCCTTGAGGGTGGGGATGAAACGGCAAAAAGTCTTGGAATTAATGTGGAGAGGGAAAGAATTGTTTCCATGCTTATAACCTCTTTGATTTCCGCAGTAATAACTGCGAGTGTTGGAGTTATAGGATTTGTAGGCCTTATTGCACCCCATATTATGAGGAGATTTGTAGGAAATGATTATAGGTTTCTTATTCCTGGCTCTGCCCTTTTTGGTGGACTACTTTTACTTGTCTCCGATACCTTAGCAAGAACTGTAATTTCTCCCATAGTACTTCCTGTAGGTGCTATAACTTCTCTTCTTGGGGCTCCTTTCTTTCTCTACCTTCTTTCTTTGAGGTTTAAAAGATGA
- a CDS encoding iron ABC transporter substrate-binding protein, producing MNINKYIFKFALLIPLLLIFYSSLSFSQTKNTISIIDLAGRKVEISQPVKRVVAIGPGALRIVSYVDQFSRIVGVENIDKRYTIGRTYNMAFFDIIEKLPIIGQGGPDTSPDPEKLIAVNPDVIFVIQLLDKGGADKLYEKTKIPVVVLNYGTLGTFDEDLFKSLEIVGKVLNKEARASAIITYIKNIRNAFSLKTRYIADKNKPSVYVGALGFKGARGIESTQGYFPIFTPLYIKNVADSLGKKGSVFIEKEKLLIWDPDIIFLDLGNLNLVKDDFSKNPDFYKALRAYKNKNIYGIYPYNNYNTNIDTALVDMFWVAKVVYPDKFKDIIIGNKAQEIYTFFFGERGKNIYSELAKSYGELKRVNLEE from the coding sequence ATGAATATAAATAAATACATTTTCAAATTCGCTCTGTTAATACCTCTATTGTTAATATTTTATTCCTCTTTATCTTTTTCTCAGACAAAAAATACTATTTCAATAATTGATCTTGCAGGAAGGAAGGTTGAGATAAGTCAGCCAGTAAAAAGGGTCGTGGCTATTGGTCCGGGAGCCTTAAGAATTGTAAGTTATGTAGATCAGTTTAGTAGAATTGTAGGGGTAGAAAATATTGATAAAAGGTACACCATTGGTAGGACTTATAATATGGCATTTTTTGATATTATAGAGAAACTTCCCATAATTGGTCAGGGAGGACCTGATACTTCTCCGGATCCTGAAAAACTAATAGCAGTAAATCCTGATGTAATCTTTGTTATTCAACTTTTGGACAAGGGTGGAGCAGATAAGCTCTATGAGAAAACAAAAATTCCTGTAGTGGTTTTAAATTATGGTACTCTTGGCACCTTTGATGAAGATCTCTTTAAATCTTTGGAGATTGTTGGTAAGGTGCTAAACAAGGAAGCAAGGGCTTCTGCCATTATAACTTATATAAAAAATATAAGGAATGCCTTTTCCTTAAAGACGAGATATATTGCTGATAAAAATAAACCATCGGTTTACGTAGGAGCTTTAGGATTTAAGGGGGCAAGGGGTATAGAGAGTACTCAAGGATATTTCCCAATTTTTACTCCCCTTTATATCAAGAACGTAGCTGATTCTCTTGGTAAAAAGGGTAGCGTATTTATAGAGAAGGAGAAGCTTTTGATTTGGGATCCTGATATAATCTTTTTGGATCTTGGAAATCTCAATTTAGTAAAGGACGACTTTAGTAAAAATCCTGATTTTTATAAAGCCTTGAGAGCTTATAAAAATAAAAATATCTATGGAATATATCCTTACAACAATTACAATACCAATATTGATACTGCCCTTGTAGATATGTTTTGGGTAGCCAAAGTGGTATATCCTGATAAATTTAAGGATATAATTATAGGAAACAAGGCTCAAGAGATTTATACCTTTTTCTTTGGGGAGAGGGGGAAGAATATCTACTCTGAACTTGCCAAATCATATGGAGAACTTAAAAGGGTAAACCTTGAAGAGTAA
- a CDS encoding response regulator, translating into MVPENNRDILIVEDSPTQAEYLRKILRDYNFSSFVALSGEEAIEILKSKTPKLIISDILMPGIDGFELCKIVKSSEKWKDIIVLLLTTLSDPKDIIKALDVDADAFIIKPFNKKYLISTVQFLISHSELKKLGYTESNLEINIMGKKYTLRSTQIQILNLLLFSYEKTIGDMEEIRKLKQEIKKLNEKLREIYEKDKEYDFLIEGIPIPILVIKDIRGEIIGANSSALSFFNMKKEKIIGKNIFEILHLSPLHITQLRETLTPSKDKKTVKIKATLPSGESAELRIITTPIFYKEVPAFQVSILKT; encoded by the coding sequence ATGGTTCCTGAAAATAATAGGGATATATTGATAGTAGAAGATTCACCCACTCAGGCAGAATATTTAAGAAAGATTCTGAGAGATTATAATTTTTCCTCTTTTGTTGCTCTTTCAGGAGAAGAAGCTATAGAGATCTTAAAGAGTAAAACCCCTAAATTAATCATATCGGACATTTTGATGCCTGGAATTGATGGATTTGAACTCTGTAAGATAGTAAAAAGCAGTGAGAAATGGAAAGATATAATTGTATTATTACTTACTACCTTGTCTGATCCAAAAGATATAATAAAAGCCTTAGACGTTGACGCAGATGCCTTTATAATAAAACCCTTTAATAAAAAATATCTCATATCTACAGTTCAATTTCTTATATCCCACAGTGAATTAAAAAAACTTGGCTATACAGAGTCGAACTTAGAGATAAATATTATGGGGAAGAAATATACCCTCAGATCAACTCAGATCCAAATTTTAAATCTTCTCCTATTTTCCTATGAAAAAACCATTGGAGATATGGAAGAGATTAGGAAATTAAAACAAGAAATCAAGAAACTAAATGAAAAATTAAGAGAAATATATGAAAAGGACAAAGAATATGATTTTCTTATTGAAGGAATTCCTATTCCCATTCTGGTAATAAAAGATATAAGAGGAGAAATCATAGGTGCTAATTCTTCGGCTCTTTCCTTTTTCAACATGAAAAAAGAAAAGATCATTGGAAAAAACATCTTTGAGATCCTTCACCTTTCTCCCCTTCATATTACCCAACTTAGGGAAACTCTTACACCATCAAAGGATAAAAAAACGGTTAAAATTAAAGCAACTTTGCCCTCTGGAGAGTCAGCAGAGCTTCGAATTATAACCACTCCTATATTTTATAAAGAAGTTCCTGCCTTCCAAGTCTCTATATTGAAAACTTAA
- a CDS encoding HD domain-containing phosphohydrolase, protein MKDFFENISSCFLIVNSQGLVLECDSNFEKKSGYKREEVKDKKHIYEILGDISSWKKLDWGYETYLTKSNGEKIKIFINFFSFSDYNLNIITINDFSFLTYMYENYASFISQSPFPIIEVDLSEMFNYFRIIKKIAGNEIDKYLEIYPEAIYEIIGKIKFIYINESFYNEYKGFSFDALKENVFNYFTEEGLNTLKNELLKVYDGNLNLNFEVEVIDPIGKLRFINVYVYPVGRERVLIYILDKTKERELEEDLRRSVSKITNLYNQVINTLSSIMEHKDSYTAYHQKRVAELSHAIAKEIGLPKDKVDAIRIGALLHDIGKIAIPGEILNKPGKLNNIEMEIVKTHPLTGYNMLKNIDFPPEVLYIVLQHHERLDGSGYPEGLKNGEINLSARIVAVADVVEAMISHRPYRPPFGIDKALEEIEKNKGTKYDPDVVDACIRLFKEKDFKFSI, encoded by the coding sequence ATGAAAGATTTTTTTGAAAATATAAGTTCTTGTTTTTTGATTGTAAATTCTCAAGGTTTAGTATTAGAATGCGATTCAAACTTTGAGAAGAAGTCAGGATACAAAAGAGAAGAGGTTAAAGATAAGAAACACATATACGAGATCCTTGGGGACATAAGTTCTTGGAAAAAATTGGACTGGGGTTATGAAACCTATTTAACCAAAAGTAATGGAGAAAAGATAAAGATTTTTATAAATTTTTTCTCTTTTTCAGATTACAATTTAAACATTATAACTATAAATGATTTCTCCTTTTTAACATATATGTATGAAAACTATGCATCTTTTATATCCCAAAGTCCCTTCCCCATCATTGAGGTGGATCTTTCTGAAATGTTTAATTATTTTAGGATTATTAAGAAAATCGCAGGAAATGAAATTGATAAGTATCTTGAGATTTATCCTGAGGCTATATATGAGATTATAGGTAAAATCAAATTTATTTACATAAATGAAAGCTTTTATAATGAGTATAAAGGATTTAGTTTTGACGCCCTTAAAGAAAACGTGTTTAATTATTTTACTGAAGAAGGTTTAAATACTTTGAAAAATGAACTCTTAAAAGTTTATGACGGCAATTTGAATTTAAACTTTGAGGTTGAAGTCATTGATCCTATTGGGAAATTAAGATTTATAAATGTATATGTTTACCCTGTGGGAAGGGAGAGAGTTTTAATCTATATTCTTGATAAAACTAAGGAGAGAGAATTAGAGGAAGATTTAAGAAGAAGTGTTAGTAAAATTACCAATCTATATAATCAAGTGATTAATACTCTTTCTTCCATAATGGAGCATAAAGACTCTTATACTGCTTATCATCAGAAAAGAGTTGCAGAACTTTCTCACGCTATCGCAAAAGAGATTGGTTTGCCTAAGGATAAAGTTGACGCCATCAGAATAGGAGCGTTACTCCATGATATTGGGAAGATTGCAATTCCTGGAGAGATTTTAAATAAACCTGGTAAATTAAATAACATTGAAATGGAGATAGTAAAAACTCATCCTTTAACGGGATACAATATGCTTAAGAATATAGATTTTCCTCCAGAGGTACTTTATATAGTACTTCAACATCACGAAAGGCTTGATGGATCCGGATATCCTGAAGGATTAAAAAATGGGGAGATAAATCTTTCTGCAAGGATCGTAGCGGTGGCAGATGTGGTTGAGGCAATGATCTCTCATAGACCTTACAGGCCTCCTTTTGGAATTGATAAGGCTTTGGAAGAAATTGAGAAAAACAAAGGAACAAAATATGATCCTGATGTGGTTGATGCTTGTATAAGGCTTTTTAAAGAGAAGGATTTTAAGTTTTCAATATAG